In Marinimicrobium koreense, the following are encoded in one genomic region:
- a CDS encoding PepSY-associated TM helix domain-containing protein, producing MKSAFRASMAWLHRWAGIIFSALMYFIFVTGTTGFFHFEMDRWMEPERPLAMHWTDDGFPSADTHHYTAYTNQGELTLSTRTLIELGTERLQQQAHPESVWWGIILPTARNGNFWVEWQPPRGPNGERTEREAEYLDFHNGDPLWIQPRDTGGGMALYRLHWRLHYLPDTAAYWIVGLCTLLMLVGLVSGVIIHRRIFREFFTLRLFRRARSWLDLHNLSSVLALPFQIMIVYSGLVFFAVTFMEPIVTARYGDEGTRTFYKEAYPEAETDAKTGEKADSVAIAPLLEQAQAETGQRIEQIYLLHPGDKNARLSFYLPEPSPGHYEGKPHKLLYRASTGERLDGGEQQYGGAASVEKTLIALHEGLFADWPLRWLYILCSLLGIIMIATGALYFVKKRTASRPNEYARVERFYAAVILGLPLAISVYFWSNRLISTDVATRADWEIHSLFLAWLVSGVFAWLRPRTAIWRELLVLNALGWGLLPVVNALTTDRHLGISLAVGDWVLAGFDLTALALAASFALMAGCGYRQISASIRVGHATAIREA from the coding sequence ATGAAATCCGCGTTTCGCGCCTCAATGGCCTGGTTACATCGATGGGCAGGCATTATTTTCAGTGCCCTGATGTATTTTATTTTCGTCACCGGCACCACCGGATTTTTCCATTTCGAAATGGACCGCTGGATGGAGCCGGAACGCCCGCTGGCGATGCACTGGACCGACGACGGTTTTCCTTCAGCCGACACCCATCATTACACGGCCTATACCAACCAGGGCGAATTAACCCTGTCCACCCGGACGTTGATTGAACTCGGCACCGAACGCCTGCAACAACAGGCGCATCCCGAATCGGTCTGGTGGGGTATCATTCTGCCGACCGCGCGCAACGGCAATTTTTGGGTGGAGTGGCAGCCGCCTCGCGGCCCCAACGGAGAGCGGACGGAACGGGAAGCGGAGTATCTGGATTTTCACAACGGTGATCCGCTTTGGATACAACCCCGAGACACCGGGGGCGGTATGGCCCTCTATCGATTGCACTGGCGCCTGCATTATCTGCCGGACACCGCGGCCTATTGGATCGTCGGACTGTGCACCCTGTTGATGCTGGTCGGTCTGGTTTCTGGAGTGATCATTCATCGACGCATTTTCCGGGAGTTTTTCACCCTGCGGTTGTTTCGCCGCGCCCGCTCCTGGCTGGACCTGCACAACCTGAGCAGCGTTCTGGCCCTGCCGTTTCAGATCATGATCGTCTACAGTGGCCTGGTATTTTTTGCCGTCACTTTTATGGAGCCCATCGTCACCGCCCGCTACGGTGATGAAGGCACCCGGACCTTTTACAAGGAAGCCTACCCGGAGGCCGAGACGGACGCGAAAACCGGAGAGAAAGCGGACAGCGTGGCCATTGCGCCCTTGCTGGAGCAGGCTCAAGCGGAGACCGGCCAACGAATCGAACAGATTTACCTGCTCCACCCGGGTGATAAAAATGCCCGGCTATCGTTTTATCTGCCAGAACCCTCACCGGGACACTATGAAGGCAAACCCCACAAACTGTTGTATCGGGCCAGCACCGGTGAACGACTCGACGGGGGCGAACAACAGTACGGTGGTGCCGCCTCGGTGGAAAAAACGCTGATCGCGTTGCACGAGGGGCTGTTTGCCGACTGGCCACTGCGCTGGCTGTACATTCTGTGCAGTCTATTGGGCATTATCATGATCGCCACCGGCGCCCTGTACTTTGTGAAAAAACGCACCGCCAGCCGCCCCAATGAGTACGCCAGGGTGGAGCGTTTTTACGCGGCGGTTATTCTCGGTTTGCCACTGGCAATATCCGTTTATTTTTGGAGTAATCGACTGATATCCACCGACGTTGCAACGCGGGCCGACTGGGAAATCCACAGCCTGTTTCTGGCGTGGCTGGTCAGCGGTGTCTTCGCCTGGCTTCGACCCAGAACCGCAATCTGGCGGGAACTATTGGTTCTGAATGCCCTGGGCTGGGGTCTGTTGCCTGTGGTCAACGCATTGACCACCGACCGCCACCTGGGTATCAGCCTGGCCGTGGGCGACTGGGTGCTCGCCGGTTTTGACCTGACCGCCCTCGCTCTGGCGGCGAGCTTTGCCCTGATGGCGGGGTGCGGCTATCGCCAGATTTCGGCCAGCATACGCGTCGGTCATGCGACCGCCATTCGGGAGGCCTGA
- a CDS encoding DUF3325 family protein has product MTGVVITLFVSQLLLALSLPSHLRTLNPVLARNPARFRRLALALRGVGYPLLAGSTAPAVVHWGAALGLTYWFGLFALTGLSAALGLEFLNRRHAR; this is encoded by the coding sequence ATGACTGGCGTGGTGATCACACTGTTTGTCTCGCAACTGTTGCTGGCCCTGTCCCTGCCCTCTCACTTGCGCACCCTGAACCCCGTCCTGGCCCGAAACCCGGCCCGGTTCCGGCGCCTGGCATTGGCGTTGCGCGGCGTCGGTTACCCGCTCCTGGCCGGCTCGACCGCGCCCGCCGTAGTTCACTGGGGAGCCGCGCTGGGGCTCACCTACTGGTTCGGCCTGTTTGCGCTCACGGGGCTGAGTGCGGCACTTGGGCTGGAGTTTCTCAATCGCCGCCACGCCCGCTGA
- a CDS encoding sugar phosphate isomerase/epimerase family protein, which yields MMHLSLCTISFRHQLVSLPELATFAAGAGLDGIELWAAHARGLKHQPALNGDWLEAMGLGVSMLSDYLPFAGPYPQGREKLRELCTLARHWNTRKIRVFAGKKASAECTAADWHALVCRLRDYCLRAEEAGMTLLLETHPNTGADTTEATGELLAAVDHPALKVNLDVLHIWEAGEDPVRAWRTLAPQVQHLHLKNIRHRQYLPEFAPDNVYSAAGSRAGMVPLFEGACDFAHFLNSLPDGRVHSASLEWFGPAPFEVIARDSQQILRLQTERLCHA from the coding sequence ATGATGCACCTGTCCCTGTGTACCATCAGTTTTCGCCACCAGTTGGTCTCCCTGCCGGAGCTGGCCACCTTTGCCGCCGGGGCCGGGCTGGACGGCATCGAACTCTGGGCGGCCCACGCCCGGGGTCTGAAGCACCAGCCGGCGCTGAACGGCGATTGGCTCGAGGCCATGGGCTTGGGGGTGAGTATGCTCAGTGACTACCTGCCCTTTGCCGGGCCCTATCCCCAGGGACGGGAAAAGCTGCGCGAGCTGTGCACCCTGGCCCGTCACTGGAACACCCGCAAAATCCGGGTATTCGCCGGGAAAAAAGCCAGTGCCGAATGCACGGCCGCCGATTGGCACGCCCTGGTCTGCCGCCTGCGCGATTATTGCCTGCGGGCGGAAGAGGCGGGCATGACCCTGCTACTGGAAACCCACCCGAATACCGGGGCCGATACCACCGAGGCGACCGGGGAGCTGCTGGCGGCGGTGGATCATCCGGCCCTGAAAGTGAATCTGGACGTACTGCATATCTGGGAGGCCGGGGAAGACCCGGTGCGCGCCTGGCGGACGCTCGCCCCTCAGGTGCAGCACTTGCACCTGAAGAACATCCGTCACCGTCAGTACCTGCCGGAATTCGCCCCTGACAATGTCTATTCTGCGGCGGGCAGCCGAGCCGGAATGGTGCCGCTGTTCGAGGGCGCCTGTGACTTCGCCCATTTTCTGAACAGCCTGCCCGACGGGCGGGTGCACTCGGCCTCCCTGGAGTGGTTCGGGCCCGCCCCCTTCGAGGTGATTGCCCGGGATAGCCAGCAGATTCTGCGCCTGCAGACGGAGCGGTTATGCCATGCCTGA
- a CDS encoding DUF6005 family protein: MASETFVRQLRDLMTRYLPRIPCEDLSPDSHLTYQLGLDSVELMQLLVLLENECGYALPEEALSAGDLERVSDLEVLVRPTAANDTVGEPELDVKVHCVVSCLCHPIKARGLDHRPLYFGVWDAEVFVDDQARLRYHDEAVDHGFFLTWFERLYGAEVSPWYDPALSKAHNIASLETRLAQRKPREHLMVMLDLYRLPERENRFQLNPFPHYVLLENDADPDRLWMWDPDFRWEGSLDRRRVLHAVESPAVAGGVCLDTCHLHAPEPEAVAAYFEVCFQPTVNTLTQAVEQVVRRHLPEAGEQPLDRLGSALAELPVLAIRKYAYEHGLAYFWRALERPADEFEHWCDEIEALVKGYDAVLYRANKVAHTRTRDDFARLSRRIAEQHQREYRIKRALFHAFNDWRKQSSIRGSVSREVAAL, translated from the coding sequence ATGGCCAGTGAAACCTTTGTTCGTCAACTGCGCGACCTGATGACCCGATACCTGCCTCGAATACCCTGCGAGGATCTCTCGCCGGACAGTCACCTGACGTACCAGCTCGGGCTCGATTCGGTGGAGCTGATGCAACTGCTGGTGCTGCTGGAAAACGAGTGCGGCTATGCACTGCCGGAGGAGGCACTGAGCGCCGGCGATCTGGAACGGGTGAGCGATCTGGAAGTGCTGGTGCGACCGACGGCGGCCAACGACACGGTCGGCGAGCCGGAACTGGATGTCAAAGTGCACTGTGTGGTCAGTTGCCTGTGCCACCCGATCAAGGCGAGGGGGCTTGACCACCGCCCGCTGTATTTTGGCGTCTGGGACGCGGAGGTGTTTGTCGACGATCAGGCGCGACTGCGCTACCACGACGAGGCGGTGGACCACGGGTTTTTCCTGACCTGGTTCGAGCGTCTGTACGGGGCGGAGGTCTCCCCCTGGTATGACCCGGCACTGAGCAAGGCCCACAATATTGCCAGCCTGGAAACACGCCTGGCGCAGCGCAAACCTCGGGAGCATCTGATGGTGATGCTGGACCTGTACCGGCTCCCCGAGCGGGAAAACCGCTTCCAGCTCAACCCTTTTCCGCACTATGTTCTGCTGGAAAACGACGCCGATCCGGACCGGCTCTGGATGTGGGACCCGGACTTTCGCTGGGAGGGCAGCCTGGATCGTCGGAGGGTGTTGCACGCGGTGGAGTCACCCGCCGTGGCCGGTGGTGTCTGCCTGGATACCTGCCATTTGCACGCGCCGGAGCCGGAAGCGGTGGCGGCGTATTTCGAGGTCTGCTTCCAGCCCACCGTCAACACCCTGACCCAGGCGGTGGAACAGGTGGTGCGCCGTCATCTGCCCGAGGCGGGCGAGCAGCCATTGGATCGTTTGGGTTCGGCCCTGGCGGAGCTGCCGGTGCTGGCCATTCGCAAGTACGCCTACGAACACGGCCTGGCCTATTTCTGGCGGGCGCTGGAGCGCCCGGCGGACGAGTTCGAGCACTGGTGCGATGAGATCGAGGCATTGGTCAAAGGCTACGACGCCGTTCTGTATCGGGCCAACAAAGTCGCGCACACCCGGACGAGGGACGATTTCGCCCGGCTTTCGCGCCGGATCGCCGAACAGCATCAGCGGGAATACCGGATCAAGCGCGCCCTGTTTCACGCCTTTAACGACTGGCGCAAACAGTCGTCGATCCGCGGATCGGTGTCCCGGGAGGTAGCGGCCCTATGA
- a CDS encoding AMP-binding protein: MLFYLNDRPYDRATIEARWRLLTRALATVSGRRLAVCTHDSVEWLALVLYARQHNLSIAPLPADTPRATALEKARALHCDGLIWQSAEQLVPLERQTSVQDGTLIQFSSGTTGEAKPIERTWSDIDTEITHYHQALDLPPEVVPVVACSISHSYGLICGVLATLDRGVVPRIVTGWNPKYLLKMLRAESRPLLYSSPTFIRTLMMLWPPGEPLYGVMTSGSVMPEAWFDEVRAKTENLWQQYGCSEAGCVAVARQPERADIMGMPLGHCALQAGPGPDEPEEVLVVQQGQRIVTGDAGYLDDQGRLRFCGRMDDTIITAGFNVYPHEVENALMRHAGIREVVVFKQPDPLAGERVAAVYTGTAALSDADLRAFCRQHLASHQWPSRFYHRERIPRLPSGKVSRRQLAEQFTADAAQGVA, from the coding sequence ATGCTGTTTTATCTCAATGATCGGCCCTATGACCGGGCCACTATCGAGGCGCGCTGGCGCCTGTTGACCCGGGCGCTCGCGACGGTATCCGGTCGGCGCCTGGCCGTTTGTACCCACGATTCGGTCGAGTGGCTGGCCCTGGTGCTCTATGCCCGGCAACACAACCTGTCCATCGCGCCGCTACCCGCGGACACGCCCCGGGCTACCGCGCTGGAGAAGGCCCGGGCGCTGCACTGCGACGGCCTGATCTGGCAGAGTGCGGAGCAGCTTGTCCCGCTTGAGCGTCAGACGTCGGTTCAGGATGGCACCCTGATTCAGTTCAGCTCAGGCACCACCGGTGAAGCCAAACCCATTGAGCGCACCTGGTCAGACATCGATACCGAAATCACCCATTACCATCAGGCGCTCGACCTGCCCCCGGAGGTAGTGCCTGTGGTGGCCTGCTCCATCAGTCATTCCTATGGGCTGATCTGCGGCGTGCTCGCGACCCTGGACCGGGGTGTGGTGCCGCGCATCGTCACCGGCTGGAATCCCAAGTACCTGCTGAAGATGTTGCGCGCGGAATCCCGGCCGCTGCTGTACAGCTCGCCCACCTTTATCCGCACTCTGATGATGCTCTGGCCACCGGGCGAGCCCCTATACGGGGTGATGACCTCGGGCAGCGTCATGCCCGAAGCCTGGTTCGATGAGGTGCGCGCCAAAACCGAAAACCTCTGGCAGCAGTATGGCTGCTCCGAAGCCGGCTGCGTGGCGGTGGCCCGGCAGCCGGAGCGGGCGGACATCATGGGCATGCCTCTGGGGCACTGCGCATTGCAGGCGGGACCTGGCCCGGACGAACCCGAAGAGGTACTGGTCGTTCAGCAGGGGCAACGCATCGTCACCGGCGACGCCGGCTATCTGGATGATCAGGGGCGCCTGCGCTTCTGCGGCCGTATGGATGACACCATCATCACCGCCGGTTTCAACGTCTATCCCCATGAGGTGGAAAACGCGCTGATGCGCCACGCCGGTATCCGCGAGGTGGTGGTCTTCAAACAGCCCGACCCTCTGGCGGGGGAGCGGGTGGCGGCGGTCTACACCGGGACCGCAGCCTTGAGTGATGCCGACCTGCGAGCGTTCTGCCGCCAGCACCTGGCGAGCCATCAATGGCCCAGCCGGTTTTACCACCGCGAGCGGATACCGCGCCTGCCCAGCGGCAAGGTCAGCCGTCGGCAACTGGCCGAGCAGTTTACCGCCGACGCCGCACAGGGGGTGGCTTGA
- a CDS encoding IucA/IucC family protein: MSEALALSVPQQASSVAVDALPRILRQTLEAALFEGLLDYIVVPARETASTWDTLYFSLGNADYTCPGRVRGFGRIRLQLAELTRIQPVARRPELEEVLRQLLACLPGDAERKQALTRELNQTRIWCQWNARELPPLAVRRELPLVALEGALREGHPYHPCFKARIGLSEADYQRYSPEAAGPVRPHWIAVPRERVLGAGAAQDPDTFAFRELGPALFQALRARCRARGVDPEQRVFVPVHPWQWQHRIVPRTQGFRPLLVDLGQPGDDYRVSQSMRTLMNDSRPERGDLKLPLDIVLTSSRRHLLSHGIDSGPVLSDWLAETVAGDVFFQQQPLVILREYAGLRVEETGLLSPSEPGICQLGALWRESLPSRLAPGERAVPAQALALMESDGKPFIDPWVNAYGLEPWLTRLFDILILPVWHLLARHGIALEAHGQNLLLVHRDGWPQWLAARDFHESVEYVENFLATPDAAPAFRRQARYADARPNEYYWMDSVEALRELVMDTLFVFQLSELAALCETHYRLPEPRFWKLVRACLARYAGGGHCDPARLRALGYRAPMVQVESLLRKKLCGVQPEYHHRVFNPLSEIARKEA; this comes from the coding sequence ATGTCTGAAGCTCTGGCACTCAGCGTTCCACAACAGGCGTCGTCGGTGGCCGTTGATGCTCTGCCGAGGATTCTACGGCAAACGCTGGAGGCCGCCCTGTTCGAGGGACTGCTCGACTACATTGTCGTTCCAGCCCGGGAGACCGCGTCGACTTGGGATACCCTGTACTTCAGCCTGGGAAACGCGGATTACACCTGCCCGGGGCGGGTGCGCGGCTTTGGGCGCATCCGGTTGCAGCTGGCGGAATTGACCCGGATCCAACCTGTCGCCCGCCGGCCGGAGCTGGAGGAGGTACTGCGTCAATTGTTGGCCTGCCTGCCCGGCGACGCCGAGCGCAAACAGGCGTTGACCCGGGAATTGAATCAGACCCGGATCTGGTGTCAGTGGAATGCGCGCGAGTTGCCACCGCTGGCAGTGCGTCGGGAGCTGCCATTGGTTGCGCTGGAGGGCGCCCTTCGCGAGGGGCATCCCTACCATCCCTGTTTCAAAGCGCGCATCGGCCTGAGTGAAGCCGACTACCAACGCTACAGCCCCGAAGCCGCCGGCCCGGTGCGCCCGCACTGGATTGCCGTTCCCCGCGAGCGGGTTCTCGGCGCCGGCGCGGCTCAGGACCCGGATACTTTCGCTTTTCGTGAGCTGGGACCGGCGCTGTTTCAGGCGCTACGCGCCCGCTGCCGGGCTCGGGGCGTGGATCCGGAACAGCGGGTGTTTGTACCGGTACACCCCTGGCAGTGGCAGCACCGGATAGTGCCGCGCACTCAGGGCTTCCGTCCCCTTTTGGTCGACCTGGGGCAGCCCGGAGATGACTACCGAGTCAGCCAATCCATGCGCACCCTGATGAATGATTCCCGGCCGGAACGGGGTGATCTCAAGCTGCCCCTGGATATCGTGCTCACCTCCTCGCGGCGTCACCTGCTGAGCCATGGTATCGACTCCGGCCCGGTTCTGTCTGACTGGCTGGCCGAAACGGTGGCGGGTGATGTCTTCTTTCAACAGCAACCTCTGGTGATCCTGCGGGAATACGCGGGTTTGCGGGTGGAGGAGACCGGTTTGTTGAGCCCGTCTGAGCCGGGTATCTGTCAGTTGGGTGCGCTCTGGCGCGAAAGCCTGCCGTCCCGGTTGGCCCCCGGCGAGCGGGCCGTGCCGGCCCAGGCCCTGGCGCTGATGGAGTCCGATGGCAAACCCTTTATCGACCCCTGGGTAAACGCCTATGGCCTGGAGCCCTGGCTGACCCGCCTGTTCGACATCCTGATCCTGCCGGTCTGGCACTTGCTGGCCCGTCACGGCATCGCGCTGGAAGCCCACGGCCAGAACCTGTTGCTGGTCCATCGTGACGGCTGGCCCCAGTGGCTGGCGGCCCGGGATTTTCACGAGAGCGTGGAGTACGTGGAAAACTTTCTCGCCACCCCGGACGCGGCACCAGCGTTCCGCCGCCAGGCACGGTACGCCGATGCCCGGCCCAATGAGTACTACTGGATGGACTCGGTGGAGGCCCTGCGCGAACTGGTGATGGATACCCTGTTCGTTTTCCAGCTCTCGGAGCTCGCCGCCCTGTGCGAGACCCATTACCGATTACCCGAACCCCGTTTCTGGAAATTGGTGCGTGCCTGCCTGGCGCGTTACGCCGGCGGTGGCCACTGCGATCCGGCACGCCTTCGGGCTCTGGGCTATCGGGCACCCATGGTTCAGGTGGAATCCCTGTTGCGCAAAAAACTCTGCGGCGTGCAGCCCGAATACCACCATCGCGTGTTCAACCCACTATCGGAAATCGCTCGGAAGGAGGCGTGA
- a CDS encoding IucA/IucC family protein, with the protein MADFARHLAEYASFQAFVNCYLREVDGGRWLSPDSPQTRALLPQTLLTGKSLLQLTLPRQELTLWLLVSYRSRVGRHRIEAVFCQQGAQLQQEGFWSTLLLLVKELFHERNAQPGAGLKRRQLELTHRLTDSLQNTLRYLETRWSQPYRAPLSFCRAEQSLVLGHWLHPTPKSRQGILDWQHPLITPELEGQFQLHYVAVHQDWVEQQSLLPQSAETLVREALMQSDHSVSIGPDEVLIPVHPLQAHWLLAQPRVQAWQEAGRLRYLGPLGHTFTATSSVRTVYHRDAPWMYKLSLPVKITNSLRQNKVRELRAGVLMAGLLHNLQFSRRFPRFQVIADPAYLTLRDPEGGDSGFEAIVRENPFGAESDQSVLCLAALVQEPWHPRQRRAVLTELIERQALEEGRAPGAVARDWFDAYWHCAVEPCLVLFDHHGIALEAHQQNSLLRLADGYPETYYYRDNQGFYLDEQQKPKLLQWQPTLDADSDLFYPTDAILDRFGYYLLVNQVFAVVDRLGADGLLAEAELIERVRDKLEALRLTLSGNGRVLIERWLTQTQLPAKANLLTRVEDIDELEADMELAAYTTIDNPLCVAARIERPLEEAVHV; encoded by the coding sequence ATGGCCGATTTTGCGCGACACCTGGCCGAGTACGCCAGCTTTCAGGCATTCGTCAATTGTTATCTGCGGGAAGTGGATGGCGGGCGCTGGCTGAGCCCGGATTCGCCCCAGACCCGGGCCCTGCTGCCGCAGACGCTGCTGACCGGTAAGTCCCTACTGCAACTGACCCTGCCGCGGCAGGAACTGACCCTTTGGCTACTGGTGAGTTATCGCTCCCGGGTTGGGCGCCATCGCATTGAGGCCGTCTTCTGTCAGCAGGGTGCGCAACTGCAGCAGGAGGGGTTCTGGAGCACGCTCCTGCTGCTGGTCAAGGAGTTGTTCCACGAGCGCAACGCCCAGCCCGGCGCCGGGCTCAAGCGTCGGCAACTGGAGCTGACCCACCGGTTGACCGATAGCCTGCAGAACACCTTGCGTTATCTGGAAACCCGTTGGTCGCAGCCCTACCGGGCGCCCTTGAGCTTTTGCCGCGCGGAGCAGAGCCTGGTGCTGGGCCACTGGTTGCACCCCACCCCGAAGAGCCGGCAGGGCATTCTTGACTGGCAGCATCCCCTGATCACGCCGGAGCTGGAGGGCCAGTTTCAGTTGCATTATGTGGCCGTGCACCAGGACTGGGTCGAACAGCAGTCTCTGTTGCCCCAGTCCGCCGAGACCCTGGTACGCGAGGCGCTTATGCAGAGCGACCACTCGGTGTCGATCGGCCCGGACGAGGTATTGATTCCCGTCCACCCGCTGCAGGCCCACTGGTTGCTCGCCCAGCCCCGGGTTCAGGCCTGGCAGGAGGCCGGTCGGCTGCGCTACCTGGGCCCGCTCGGGCACACCTTCACGGCCACCTCCTCGGTACGCACCGTCTACCACCGGGACGCGCCCTGGATGTACAAGCTCTCCCTGCCCGTGAAAATTACCAACTCCCTTCGGCAGAACAAGGTGCGGGAGCTGCGCGCGGGGGTGCTGATGGCCGGTCTGCTGCACAACCTGCAATTCTCCCGGCGCTTCCCCCGTTTTCAGGTGATTGCTGACCCGGCCTACCTGACACTGCGCGACCCCGAGGGGGGCGATAGCGGCTTTGAGGCCATCGTGCGGGAAAACCCCTTTGGCGCCGAGAGCGATCAATCGGTGTTGTGTTTGGCGGCCTTGGTGCAGGAACCCTGGCACCCCCGTCAGCGCCGCGCCGTGCTCACGGAGCTGATCGAGCGGCAGGCGCTGGAGGAGGGCCGGGCGCCGGGTGCGGTCGCCCGGGATTGGTTTGATGCCTACTGGCACTGCGCAGTGGAGCCCTGCCTGGTGTTGTTCGACCACCACGGCATCGCCCTGGAAGCCCATCAGCAGAACAGCCTGCTGCGGCTGGCCGACGGCTACCCGGAGACCTACTACTACCGGGACAACCAGGGCTTCTATCTGGACGAGCAACAAAAGCCCAAGCTCCTGCAGTGGCAACCGACATTGGACGCCGACAGCGATCTGTTTTACCCCACGGATGCCATTCTGGACCGCTTCGGTTATTACTTGCTGGTCAATCAAGTGTTCGCGGTAGTGGACCGGCTGGGCGCCGATGGCCTGCTGGCGGAGGCCGAGCTGATCGAGCGGGTGCGGGACAAGCTGGAGGCGCTGCGTCTGACACTATCCGGCAATGGTCGGGTCCTGATTGAGCGCTGGTTGACCCAGACTCAGTTGCCGGCGAAAGCCAACCTGTTGACCCGGGTGGAGGATATCGACGAGTTGGAGGCGGATATGGAGTTGGCCGCCTATACCACCATCGACAATCCGCTCTGTGTAGCCGCGCGGATCGAGCGCCCTCTTGAGGAGGCGGTCCATGTCTGA
- a CDS encoding MATE family efflux transporter encodes MSRAQPALDAPALPTFLRYVGASTLGLLALTSAAVVDGLMVGKWLGADALAAVNLLIPLWILLFGSVLMLAIGASVVAGHYLGAGRRDAASGVFSASVCLALVFGLTVTVLGLTFGDGLLRWLAVPEPLQPLVKPYFQLLLLGQAPQSVAVVLYYFLRVAGEPQRASRALVLGALVNILLDVLGLAVLGWGLRAAAGATVAAQLTQCLVLLHLLYSGRTSLRLRPGWLSWRRLIAFCGNGFSEFLNEVSAGVVLFVLHWLLALTGGVAAVSGFALIHYALLLNVMLACAVAEVVHVLTSQNLGAGQPVRARRFRDYGLGLAATQGLLLWTLVFLGGPALSDWFFEGSAADYAARFWPVIAPVFLLTGLNLVLSAWCTGCRQPRRSALLALARSLVLPLVFLALLFPWRDQVSFLWALPLAELLTLGLALGMLADKASIRRLLPLRQ; translated from the coding sequence ATGAGTCGGGCCCAACCGGCGCTTGACGCGCCGGCCCTGCCCACCTTCCTGCGCTATGTGGGCGCTTCCACCTTGGGCTTGCTGGCCCTGACCAGCGCGGCGGTGGTGGACGGGCTGATGGTGGGCAAATGGCTGGGTGCCGATGCGCTGGCGGCGGTCAATCTGCTGATTCCGCTCTGGATTTTACTGTTTGGCAGCGTGCTGATGCTGGCCATTGGCGCCAGCGTGGTGGCCGGTCACTACCTGGGCGCGGGCCGACGAGACGCGGCCAGCGGGGTGTTCTCGGCCTCTGTGTGCCTGGCGCTGGTGTTCGGGCTGACGGTGACCGTGCTTGGGCTGACGTTTGGCGATGGGTTGTTGCGCTGGCTGGCGGTGCCGGAGCCGTTGCAACCGTTGGTAAAGCCCTATTTCCAGCTGTTACTGCTCGGCCAGGCGCCCCAGAGTGTGGCAGTGGTGCTTTACTACTTTCTGCGGGTGGCCGGCGAGCCCCAACGGGCCAGTCGTGCCCTGGTGCTCGGCGCACTGGTGAACATCCTGCTGGATGTGCTTGGGCTGGCGGTACTGGGCTGGGGCTTGCGCGCCGCCGCCGGCGCCACGGTGGCGGCCCAGTTGACCCAATGCCTGGTGTTGTTACACCTGCTGTACAGCGGCCGAACGTCGCTGCGCCTGCGGCCGGGGTGGCTTTCCTGGCGGCGCCTGATCGCTTTCTGTGGTAACGGCTTTTCCGAGTTTCTGAACGAAGTGTCGGCGGGGGTGGTGCTGTTCGTGTTGCACTGGCTGCTGGCACTGACCGGTGGTGTGGCGGCCGTGTCCGGCTTCGCCCTGATTCACTACGCCCTGTTACTCAATGTCATGCTCGCCTGCGCGGTGGCCGAAGTGGTGCATGTGCTGACCAGCCAGAATCTGGGGGCCGGGCAGCCGGTCCGGGCCCGGCGCTTCCGGGACTATGGTCTGGGATTGGCCGCCACCCAGGGGCTGCTGTTGTGGACGCTGGTTTTCCTGGGAGGGCCGGCCTTGAGCGACTGGTTCTTCGAGGGTTCTGCGGCGGACTATGCCGCCCGCTTCTGGCCGGTGATCGCCCCGGTGTTCCTGTTGACCGGGCTCAACCTGGTGTTGTCCGCCTGGTGCACCGGTTGCCGGCAGCCGCGCCGCTCGGCGCTGCTCGCGCTGGCGCGCAGCCTGGTCCTTCCTCTGGTATTTCTGGCGCTGCTCTTCCCCTGGCGCGACCAGGTGTCATTCCTGTGGGCTCTGCCGCTGGCAGAGCTCCTGACTCTGGGTTTGGCACTCGGAATGCTGGCGGACAAAGCCTCGATTCGGCGCCTCCTTCCACTGCGGCAATGA
- a CDS encoding DUF2218 domain-containing protein, translated as MQTWTSRAAVELPAPARTLRRLCKHFSHKVRAQWQETTGEVDFGIGVCEFHAEAGILHCLCRARSETDLQDIEETIERHLGPMSGLTGAPPTPRWQR; from the coding sequence ATGCAAACATGGACCTCACGGGCAGCGGTGGAACTGCCCGCGCCGGCGCGCACACTGCGCCGGCTGTGCAAACACTTCAGTCATAAAGTCAGAGCTCAGTGGCAGGAGACCACCGGCGAGGTGGATTTCGGCATCGGCGTCTGTGAATTTCATGCCGAAGCGGGCATCCTGCACTGCCTCTGTCGCGCCAGAAGTGAAACCGATCTGCAGGATATTGAAGAGACCATCGAGCGTCACCTGGGCCCCATGAGCGGCCTGACCGGTGCACCTCCGACACCGCGCTGGCAGCGATGA